From the genome of Bradyrhizobium elkanii USDA 76, one region includes:
- a CDS encoding IclR family transcriptional regulator — translation MPNPNKTAIVKSAMRTFAVLEFFRKTKRAASVTEISSALEMPQSSTSVLLRCLVELNYLEYERKTRLFIPSYRVNLLGDWIRRSPFRDTKLTDLMEELWTATGGETVMLGQQAGAAGMQYLHVVPGGSQLQYTAQAGQIRPMVRTALGHVLLSQMPNTKIRGIIRRNNAEEPSQSARVRESAFLEEVERIRRRGYSESGGRTTPGASTIGMLVPLPKRRAPLAIGIGGPIERIAAKRAHIIEVMQSRLKELTSEAP, via the coding sequence ATGCCGAATCCGAATAAGACGGCCATCGTCAAATCGGCCATGCGGACGTTTGCAGTTCTGGAGTTCTTTCGGAAAACAAAGCGGGCTGCTTCCGTGACCGAAATATCGTCCGCGTTGGAGATGCCCCAATCGAGCACGTCGGTGTTGCTTCGATGTCTCGTCGAATTGAACTACCTCGAATACGAGCGAAAGACCCGGCTTTTCATCCCGAGCTACCGGGTCAATCTGCTGGGTGACTGGATCCGTCGTTCCCCGTTCCGTGATACCAAGCTCACCGATCTGATGGAGGAACTCTGGACCGCGACGGGCGGCGAAACCGTCATGCTCGGACAACAGGCCGGCGCCGCCGGGATGCAATATCTGCACGTTGTCCCCGGCGGCTCTCAGCTTCAGTACACAGCACAAGCCGGTCAAATACGGCCGATGGTGCGGACCGCGCTCGGACATGTGCTGCTGAGCCAAATGCCGAACACCAAAATTCGCGGCATTATCCGCCGCAACAATGCCGAGGAGCCGAGTCAATCGGCGCGCGTTCGCGAATCCGCCTTTCTCGAGGAGGTCGAGCGCATTCGCCGCCGCGGCTATTCCGAGTCAGGCGGCCGCACGACGCCGGGCGCAAGCACGATAGGCATGCTCGTTCCCCTGCCGAAGCGACGCGCTCCGCTGGCTATCGGCATTGGCGGCCCGATCGAACGCATCGCGGCAAAGCGCGCGCACATCATCGAGGTGATGCAGAGCCGGCTGAAAGAACTGACAAGTGAAGCGCCGTAG
- the leuC gene encoding 3-isopropylmalate dehydratase large subunit — protein MPGRSLLEKIWDQHVIARLSEDTDLLHIDRHLLHDLGGSRGLLDLKSRGLKVHNPELTFATPDHALSTAPGRAGTSKIGLELLAALRVETSASGITLFDVDQPGQGIVHVIGPELGLSLPGATIVCGDSHTCTHGGLGALAFGIGSSELTHVLATQALIQRRPKTMRARFEGKLPLGVTAKDMILALIGHIGAAGGTGYAVEYAGSAIRALPIEGRLTICNLSIELGAKMGMVAPDEKTFEFLRGRPYAPQGEMWDLAVKAWRELPSDPDAVFDREVVIDVEKIIPQVTWGISPEHVVGVDGMIPDPKAVDDPLRRAAIETALEYMGLQGGAPIAGTPVDWVFIGSCTNSRLSDLRAAAEVARGRKVAAGVRAWVVPGSENVKREAVAEGLDKIFIDAGFEWREPGCSMCLAANGEVVAPGQRSVSTSNRNFVGRQGPRARTHLASPASAAASAIAGAIADVRMMGR, from the coding sequence ATGCCCGGCCGAAGTTTGCTCGAGAAGATCTGGGACCAGCACGTCATTGCTCGCCTCAGCGAGGACACTGACCTCCTTCATATCGACCGCCATCTGCTGCACGATCTCGGCGGTTCGCGCGGCCTGCTCGATCTCAAGAGCCGGGGCCTCAAGGTCCACAATCCCGAATTGACCTTTGCGACGCCGGATCACGCGCTGTCCACGGCGCCCGGCCGCGCCGGAACCAGCAAGATCGGACTGGAATTGCTGGCGGCGCTGCGGGTCGAGACCTCGGCGAGCGGCATCACGCTGTTCGATGTCGATCAGCCCGGCCAGGGCATCGTCCACGTCATTGGTCCGGAACTTGGCTTGAGCCTGCCGGGCGCCACCATCGTCTGCGGCGACAGCCACACCTGCACCCATGGCGGCTTGGGGGCGCTCGCCTTCGGCATCGGGTCGAGCGAGCTCACCCATGTGCTGGCGACGCAGGCGCTGATCCAGCGCCGTCCGAAGACGATGCGCGCGCGCTTCGAGGGCAAGCTGCCGCTCGGCGTCACTGCCAAGGACATGATCCTGGCGCTGATCGGCCATATCGGCGCTGCCGGCGGCACCGGCTATGCGGTCGAATATGCCGGCAGTGCGATCCGCGCGCTGCCGATCGAGGGCCGGCTGACGATCTGCAACCTCTCGATCGAGCTCGGCGCCAAGATGGGCATGGTGGCGCCGGACGAAAAGACGTTCGAATTCCTCCGCGGCCGTCCCTATGCGCCGCAAGGCGAGATGTGGGATCTCGCGGTGAAAGCGTGGCGCGAACTACCGAGCGATCCCGACGCGGTATTCGATCGCGAGGTCGTGATCGACGTCGAGAAGATCATCCCGCAAGTGACCTGGGGCATCAGCCCCGAGCACGTCGTCGGCGTCGACGGCATGATTCCCGATCCGAAGGCGGTCGACGATCCGTTGCGGCGCGCCGCGATCGAGACCGCGCTGGAGTATATGGGCCTGCAGGGCGGGGCGCCGATCGCGGGCACGCCGGTCGATTGGGTGTTCATCGGCTCCTGCACCAACAGCCGGCTCAGCGATCTGCGCGCCGCGGCCGAGGTCGCCCGCGGCCGCAAGGTCGCGGCCGGGGTCCGCGCCTGGGTGGTGCCGGGTTCGGAGAACGTCAAGCGCGAGGCGGTCGCCGAAGGGCTCGACAAGATCTTCATCGACGCCGGCTTCGAGTGGCGCGAGCCGGGCTGCTCGATGTGCCTTGCCGCCAATGGCGAGGTGGTGGCGCCCGGGCAGCGCTCGGTCTCGACCTCGAACCGCAATTTCGTCGGCCGGCAAGGGCCGCGCGCGCGGACGCATCTGGCGAGCCCCGCGAGTGCCGCGGCATCCGCCATTGCCGGCGCGATCGCCGATGTCAGGATGATGGGACGCTAG
- the leuD gene encoding 3-isopropylmalate dehydratase small subunit — protein MPKPFDKLTATAAPIMRGNIDTDVIIRIERLVGNSIRGTLGKWAFGSLRYLPDGSENPEFILNREPYREAEILVTGPNFGCGSSREGAVWSLQERGIRAIIGSGFGDIFFANCFQNGILPVIVDKAVVDQLAADIEATQGAGKVSIDLEAQTIVSPSGARHSFEIDPRRREGLLKGLDEVALTLQRDDEIHAFQASDRAARPWIHSTTTPASRTPA, from the coding sequence ATGCCAAAACCGTTCGACAAGCTCACCGCAACCGCCGCGCCGATCATGCGCGGCAATATCGATACCGACGTCATCATCCGCATCGAGCGCCTGGTCGGCAATTCGATCCGCGGCACGCTCGGCAAATGGGCGTTCGGCTCGCTGCGCTATCTGCCCGACGGCTCGGAGAATCCGGAGTTCATCCTGAACCGCGAGCCGTATCGCGAGGCGGAGATCTTGGTGACCGGGCCGAATTTCGGCTGCGGCTCCTCGCGCGAGGGCGCGGTGTGGTCGCTGCAGGAGCGCGGCATCCGCGCCATCATCGGCTCCGGCTTCGGTGACATCTTCTTCGCCAACTGCTTCCAGAACGGAATCCTGCCCGTCATCGTCGACAAGGCGGTGGTCGATCAGCTTGCCGCCGATATCGAGGCGACGCAGGGCGCGGGCAAGGTCTCGATCGACCTCGAGGCCCAGACCATCGTCTCGCCGTCGGGCGCGCGGCATTCGTTCGAGATCGATCCGCGGCGGCGCGAGGGGCTGCTGAAGGGGCTCGACGAGGTGGCGCTGACGCTGCAGCGCGACGACGAGATCCACGCCTTCCAGGCCTCCGACCGCGCGGCGCGGCCATGGATTCATTCGACAACGACACCCGCTTCGAGGACACCGGCATGA
- the leuB gene encoding 3-isopropylmalate dehydrogenase, which produces MSTQSNMVKVAVVGGEGIGPEVTAQSRRVLDWFAAKRNVPMTLREAQYGLIPYLATGKVLPEDTAEAMDEADAILWGATGGPETTEVPAAARKAGSLLGLRSKYDLYANLRPIVASPALSASAPLKAEVLDGVDFVIIRELTSGIYFGEPRGIETLPDGQRRGFNTEQYTTNQIRRVARSAFELARTRRNKVCSVDKANVLETSVVWREEVIKLHKEEFSDVELTHLYVDNAAMQIVREPRQFDVMVTGNIFGDILSDCAAMASGSLGMLPSASLGPVDRFGRRKALYEPVHGSAPDIAGKGIANPLGSILSVAMLLRLTLNRPEDADLLEKAVQTALASGARTADIAEAGAKKLSTVQMGDAVLGALDKISAKEHA; this is translated from the coding sequence ATGAGCACGCAATCCAACATGGTCAAGGTCGCCGTGGTCGGCGGCGAGGGCATCGGCCCCGAGGTCACCGCGCAGTCGCGCCGGGTGCTCGACTGGTTCGCGGCGAAGCGTAACGTGCCGATGACGCTGCGCGAGGCGCAATACGGCCTGATCCCGTATCTGGCGACCGGCAAGGTGCTGCCCGAAGATACCGCCGAGGCGATGGACGAGGCTGACGCGATCCTGTGGGGCGCGACCGGCGGCCCGGAGACCACCGAAGTGCCGGCCGCGGCACGCAAGGCCGGCAGTCTGCTGGGCCTGCGCAGCAAATACGATCTCTACGCCAATCTGCGGCCGATCGTGGCGAGCCCGGCACTGTCGGCCTCCGCGCCGCTCAAGGCCGAGGTGCTCGACGGCGTCGATTTCGTCATCATCCGCGAATTGACCAGCGGCATCTATTTCGGCGAGCCGCGCGGCATCGAGACGCTGCCCGACGGCCAGCGCCGCGGTTTCAACACCGAGCAATACACCACGAACCAGATCCGCCGCGTGGCGCGCTCGGCCTTCGAGCTGGCGCGGACCCGGCGCAACAAGGTCTGCTCGGTCGACAAGGCCAATGTGCTCGAGACCAGCGTCGTGTGGCGCGAGGAGGTGATCAAGCTGCACAAGGAGGAGTTCTCCGATGTCGAGCTGACCCATCTCTATGTCGACAACGCCGCGATGCAGATCGTGCGCGAGCCGCGGCAGTTCGACGTGATGGTGACCGGCAATATCTTCGGCGACATCCTGTCCGACTGCGCGGCGATGGCTTCAGGCTCGCTCGGCATGCTGCCGTCGGCCTCGCTCGGCCCGGTCGATCGCTTCGGCCGGCGCAAGGCGCTGTACGAGCCGGTGCATGGCAGCGCGCCCGACATCGCGGGCAAGGGCATCGCCAATCCGCTCGGTTCGATCCTCAGTGTTGCGATGCTGCTGCGACTGACGCTGAACCGGCCTGAGGATGCCGACCTGCTCGAGAAGGCGGTGCAGACCGCGCTGGCCTCCGGCGCGCGCACGGCCGATATCGCCGAGGCCGGAGCGAAAAAGCTGTCGACCGTGCAGATGGGCGATGCGGTGCTCGGCGCGCTCGACAAGATCTCGGCCAAGGAGCACGCGTGA
- a CDS encoding ABC transporter substrate-binding protein has product MAGVTMPHISRRSALTVIAAGGAALATGRALAQAAAGRAIYPVAVPVYQTQFVADRIGYFKEAGLDCKLVQGGSGVKTREIIASSQGDIGIGDVTHPMQLTNHGRAARVLLPVDTRSNSVMFILRKDLKDQGINSLEAFTQWKRPDGRKPIVSVSSLGGTNHVWSSYYMETMGLDDKVTWIGTGNVDTMLGSLKSKQVDILVSSLSLLNEAQQQGWGELLFDGTDEAIWNKHIGGKVPVTAHFTLQATIDKDPAKMQAYVTALWRASQWIKTHKPTEVYDAIEPYVGSTSREANLLEITSIQKVADYEGSIDAASFARGEKVWFREMTGIKPLKIADVVNSSLIEAARKAYPG; this is encoded by the coding sequence ATGGCTGGCGTCACCATGCCCCACATTTCGCGGCGATCGGCGCTGACGGTGATCGCCGCCGGTGGCGCGGCGCTGGCGACCGGGCGTGCGTTGGCGCAGGCGGCCGCGGGCCGGGCGATCTATCCGGTCGCGGTGCCGGTCTATCAAACGCAATTTGTTGCCGACCGTATCGGCTACTTCAAGGAGGCCGGGCTCGACTGCAAGCTGGTGCAGGGCGGCAGCGGTGTGAAGACCCGCGAGATCATCGCCTCGTCGCAGGGCGATATCGGCATCGGCGACGTCACCCATCCGATGCAGCTGACCAATCACGGCCGCGCCGCGCGCGTGTTGTTGCCGGTCGACACGCGATCGAACTCGGTGATGTTCATCCTGCGCAAGGATCTGAAGGACCAGGGCATCAACTCGCTGGAGGCCTTCACGCAATGGAAGCGGCCCGACGGCCGCAAGCCGATCGTCTCGGTCTCCTCGCTCGGCGGCACCAACCATGTCTGGTCGTCCTACTACATGGAAACCATGGGGCTCGACGACAAGGTGACCTGGATCGGCACCGGCAATGTCGACACCATGCTGGGATCGCTGAAGTCGAAGCAGGTCGATATCCTCGTCAGTTCGCTGTCGCTGTTGAACGAGGCGCAGCAGCAGGGCTGGGGCGAATTGTTGTTCGACGGCACCGACGAGGCGATCTGGAACAAGCATATCGGCGGCAAGGTGCCGGTGACCGCGCATTTCACGCTGCAGGCCACCATCGACAAGGACCCGGCCAAGATGCAGGCCTACGTCACCGCGCTGTGGCGCGCCTCGCAGTGGATCAAGACCCACAAGCCGACCGAGGTCTACGACGCCATCGAGCCCTATGTCGGCAGCACCTCGCGCGAGGCCAATCTGCTGGAGATCACGTCGATCCAGAAGGTCGCGGACTATGAGGGCTCGATCGACGCCGCAAGCTTCGCGCGCGGCGAGAAAGTCTGGTTCCGCGAGATGACCGGCATCAAGCCGCTCAAGATCGCCGACGTGGTCAATTCCAGCCTGATCGAAGCGGCGCGAAAGGCCTATCCGGGTTGA
- a CDS encoding ABC transporter ATP-binding protein: MSALETSATVSPRAPADRRVEVKGLSKSFQLAKTTIEAVRDVTFDVRRGEFVALLGPSGSGKSTVLNMIASLIRPTGGEILIDGKCVVAGKATPNVGYVFQRDTLFPWRTVGDNIGYGLELSGVPAHERKERIAECVAQAGLKGFENAYPSALSGGMRQRAALMRTLIVEPQILLMDEPFGALDTHTKIDMHEVLLRIWEREQQTVLFVTHDLGEALTLADRIILFSARPGRIKDMFEVDFVRPRDAVKVRETPHYAELFQHIWHSLGEEFVKGRSA; this comes from the coding sequence TTGAGCGCGCTCGAGACAAGCGCAACCGTGTCGCCGCGCGCCCCGGCCGATCGCCGCGTCGAGGTCAAGGGCCTGAGCAAGTCGTTCCAGCTTGCCAAAACGACGATCGAGGCGGTCCGCGACGTGACCTTCGACGTCCGCCGCGGCGAGTTCGTCGCGCTGCTCGGGCCGTCGGGCTCCGGCAAGAGCACGGTGCTCAACATGATCGCCTCGCTGATCCGCCCCACCGGCGGCGAGATCCTGATCGACGGCAAGTGCGTCGTCGCCGGCAAGGCGACGCCCAATGTCGGCTATGTCTTCCAGCGCGACACGCTGTTTCCATGGCGGACCGTCGGCGACAATATCGGCTACGGGCTGGAGCTATCAGGCGTGCCGGCTCACGAACGGAAGGAGCGCATCGCCGAATGCGTCGCGCAAGCGGGCCTGAAGGGATTCGAGAACGCCTATCCGTCGGCGCTGTCGGGCGGCATGCGGCAGCGCGCGGCGCTGATGCGGACGCTGATCGTCGAGCCGCAGATTCTCCTGATGGACGAGCCGTTCGGCGCGCTCGACACCCACACCAAGATTGACATGCACGAGGTGCTGCTTCGGATCTGGGAACGCGAGCAGCAGACCGTGCTGTTCGTGACCCACGATCTCGGCGAGGCGCTGACATTGGCCGACCGCATCATCCTGTTCTCGGCGCGGCCGGGCCGCATCAAGGACATGTTCGAGGTCGACTTCGTGCGCCCGCGCGATGCGGTGAAGGTGCGCGAGACCCCGCATTATGCCGAGCTGTTCCAGCACATCTGGCATTCTCTGGGCGAGGAATTCGTCAAGGGCCGCAGCGCATGA
- a CDS encoding ABC transporter permease encodes MKRYGTLGTVGWQVLICAVVLSVWQWGYDLRTRLPWLVPDLLDPYFISKPSMIFDNFLIQSCLTSKLGAFNSWFNGDFGKCLARNENNLWAATAITLKNTFFGFVTGVVSGFVAGLILGRSDRLSAIFQPFITAVNSIPRIALAPIIVLAFGIGDMSKIVTSWIVVVFLVFFNTFEGARSIDEGFTNAARLLGASEWQITRTVVIPSTMAWVFASLTPAISFALIGVIVGEFIGAERGIGRLIIESEARGEASGMMVAVVVLMLVGVVLSAIIWRLQAYLLRWQRQRSAE; translated from the coding sequence ATGAAGAGGTACGGCACGCTCGGCACGGTCGGCTGGCAGGTCCTGATCTGCGCCGTCGTGCTGTCGGTCTGGCAATGGGGCTACGACCTCCGCACCAGACTGCCCTGGCTGGTGCCCGACCTGCTCGATCCCTACTTCATCTCGAAGCCGTCGATGATCTTCGACAACTTCCTGATCCAGAGCTGCCTGACCTCGAAGCTCGGCGCCTTCAACAGCTGGTTCAACGGCGACTTCGGAAAGTGTCTGGCGCGCAACGAGAACAATCTCTGGGCCGCGACCGCCATCACCCTGAAGAATACCTTCTTCGGCTTCGTCACCGGCGTGGTCAGCGGCTTCGTCGCCGGGCTGATCCTGGGACGATCCGACCGGCTGAGCGCGATCTTTCAGCCCTTCATCACCGCGGTGAACTCGATCCCGCGGATCGCGCTGGCGCCGATCATCGTGCTGGCATTCGGGATCGGCGACATGTCGAAGATCGTGACGTCCTGGATCGTCGTCGTGTTCCTGGTGTTCTTCAACACTTTCGAGGGCGCGCGCTCGATCGACGAGGGTTTCACCAATGCCGCGCGGCTGCTCGGCGCCAGCGAGTGGCAGATCACCCGGACGGTGGTGATCCCCTCGACGATGGCCTGGGTGTTCGCCTCGCTGACGCCTGCGATCTCCTTCGCGCTGATCGGCGTGATCGTCGGCGAGTTCATCGGCGCCGAGCGCGGCATCGGCCGCCTCATCATCGAATCGGAGGCGCGCGGCGAGGCCTCGGGCATGATGGTTGCTGTCGTGGTGCTGATGCTGGTCGGTGTGGTGCTGTCGGCGATCATCTGGCGGTTGCAGGCCTATCTGTTGCGCTGGCAGCGGCAGCGCAGCGCCGAGTAG
- a CDS encoding CYTH and CHAD domain-containing protein has protein sequence MAAETELKFRVPARKLKGLTKPRIAGSKSGAPSESDLVSTYFDTTKHKLRRHGLTLRVRRDGANYVQTIKSGAGPQFERGEWETDLADGHLDLDNAEGTPLEKLASDRLRHKLKPMFATSVRRITVPLRTKRSEIELAIDRGYTTAGRRSRRIDEVELELKSGRPLDLFRIARALERKAAAELDLRSKAEHGYELAGGEEHVVVSAGSIVLDAGLTAGGAFRVIARAALRHFSSNADAVREGEAEGIHQMRVGLRRLRAAISLFSKILTVAPTEDVKTQLKWLTNALAPARELDVFVKEDIEPASHDALLRRGGKAIRQEFSDRRDRAFAGARQAVNSRRYRLMLIDTLQWIEAKQTVAAEDEGGPIEEFAAALLHRRIRKLRKNGRRLDALSARQRHKVRIGAKKLRYAIDFFESLFPRKGERKQLARLSRHLKRVQDALGSLNDFVAHRKLAVDAALKAPHRKERASAFASGVVLGREEQAVKPLIKVAAKEVRGLEKF, from the coding sequence ATGGCGGCCGAGACGGAGCTCAAATTCCGGGTTCCCGCGCGCAAGCTCAAGGGACTGACGAAGCCGCGGATCGCCGGCAGCAAAAGCGGCGCACCATCCGAGAGCGATCTCGTCTCGACCTATTTCGACACGACGAAGCACAAGCTCAGGCGACACGGACTGACGCTGCGTGTGCGGCGGGATGGCGCCAACTATGTTCAGACCATCAAGTCCGGGGCGGGCCCACAGTTTGAACGGGGTGAATGGGAGACCGACCTTGCGGATGGACACCTCGACCTCGACAACGCCGAAGGTACACCGCTCGAAAAGCTCGCGTCTGACAGACTGCGCCACAAGCTGAAGCCGATGTTCGCGACGTCAGTGCGGCGTATTACCGTGCCGCTGCGGACGAAGCGCAGCGAGATCGAGCTCGCGATCGATCGCGGCTACACCACGGCCGGGCGCCGTTCACGCCGAATCGACGAGGTCGAACTCGAACTCAAGAGCGGCCGCCCGCTCGACCTGTTCCGGATCGCCAGGGCGCTGGAGCGGAAGGCGGCGGCAGAGCTCGATTTGCGCTCGAAAGCCGAACATGGCTATGAGCTCGCCGGCGGTGAGGAGCATGTCGTGGTCTCCGCCGGGAGCATCGTGCTCGACGCCGGGCTTACCGCCGGCGGGGCGTTCCGGGTGATCGCGCGCGCCGCGCTTCGTCACTTCTCGTCGAATGCCGATGCCGTCCGCGAGGGCGAGGCGGAAGGCATTCACCAGATGCGGGTCGGGTTGCGGCGGCTGCGCGCCGCGATCTCGCTGTTCTCGAAGATCCTCACCGTAGCCCCGACGGAAGACGTCAAGACGCAGCTGAAGTGGCTCACCAACGCGCTCGCGCCGGCGCGCGAGCTTGATGTGTTCGTCAAGGAAGATATCGAGCCTGCATCGCATGACGCGCTGCTGCGGCGAGGCGGCAAAGCGATCCGGCAGGAATTCTCCGACCGCCGCGACCGCGCATTTGCCGGCGCGCGGCAGGCGGTCAATTCGCGGCGCTATCGGTTGATGCTGATCGACACGTTGCAATGGATCGAGGCAAAGCAGACCGTTGCCGCGGAGGACGAAGGCGGTCCGATCGAGGAATTCGCCGCCGCGCTGCTGCATCGCCGCATCAGGAAGCTGCGCAAGAATGGCCGGCGTCTCGACGCGCTGTCGGCCCGGCAGCGGCACAAGGTGCGCATCGGGGCCAAGAAGCTCAGATACGCGATCGACTTCTTCGAAAGCCTGTTTCCGCGCAAGGGTGAGCGCAAGCAGCTCGCGCGGCTGTCCAGGCACCTGAAGCGGGTCCAGGATGCGCTCGGCTCGCTCAACGATTTTGTCGCGCACCGCAAGCTGGCGGTCGATGCGGCGCTGAAGGCCCCGCATCGGAAGGAGCGCGCCAGCGCCTTTGCCTCGGGCGTTGTGCTTGGCCGCGAGGAACAGGCGGTCAAGCCGCTGATCAAGGTCGCCGCCAAGGAAGTGCGAGGACTCGAAAAATTTTGA
- the garD gene encoding galactarate dehydratase has product MDQSIGAQEQPRYIKLNERDNVAIVVNDFGLPAGSRFASGLTLRAFVPQGHKTALEDIAEGAPIIRYGEVIGTALSPILAGEWVDEARIRMPDAPPLDQLEVATAVPPALPPLEGFTFEGYRNPDGSVGTKNILGISSSVQCVKGTMEYAVKRIRAELLPKYPNVDDVVPLTHAYGCGVAITAPDAVVPIRTLQNLALNPNFGGEILVVGLGCEKLAPERLVPEGVGDAIVRMQDEAFDGFGAIVDAIMTQAEARLKVLNTRKRETCPAADLVIGLQCGGSDAFSGVTANPAVGFAADLLVRAGATVMFSEVTEVRDAIALLTRRAVNEDVGRALIREMEWYDAYLARGGADRSANTTPGNKKGGLANIVEKSLGSIVKSGSGPIAGVLSPGEKARQKGMLFAATPASDFICGTLQLASGMTLQVFTTGRGTPYGLAAAPVIKVATRSELARRWKDLIDFDAGCIATGEKTIEETGWDLFRLILDVASGRTKPWSDRWGIHNDLTLFNPAPVT; this is encoded by the coding sequence ATGGACCAGTCGATCGGCGCGCAGGAGCAGCCCCGCTACATCAAGCTCAACGAGCGCGACAACGTCGCGATCGTCGTGAATGATTTCGGGCTGCCCGCCGGCTCCCGCTTCGCCTCGGGCCTGACGCTGCGCGCCTTCGTGCCGCAGGGCCACAAGACCGCGCTGGAAGACATCGCCGAGGGCGCACCCATTATCCGCTATGGCGAGGTGATCGGCACGGCGCTGTCGCCGATCCTGGCCGGCGAATGGGTCGACGAGGCACGCATCCGCATGCCCGACGCGCCGCCGCTCGATCAGCTCGAGGTCGCGACCGCGGTGCCGCCCGCGCTGCCGCCGCTCGAGGGCTTCACCTTCGAGGGCTATCGCAATCCCGACGGCTCGGTCGGCACCAAGAACATCCTCGGCATCTCCTCCTCCGTGCAATGCGTCAAGGGCACGATGGAATATGCGGTCAAGCGCATCCGCGCCGAGCTCTTGCCGAAATATCCCAATGTCGACGACGTCGTGCCGCTGACCCACGCCTATGGCTGCGGCGTCGCGATCACGGCGCCCGATGCCGTGGTGCCGATCCGCACCCTGCAGAATCTCGCGCTCAATCCGAATTTCGGCGGCGAGATCCTCGTCGTCGGGCTCGGCTGCGAGAAGCTCGCGCCGGAACGGCTGGTGCCGGAGGGCGTCGGCGATGCCATCGTGCGGATGCAGGACGAGGCCTTCGATGGCTTCGGCGCCATCGTCGATGCCATCATGACCCAGGCCGAAGCCCGGCTGAAGGTGCTCAACACGCGCAAGCGCGAGACCTGCCCGGCCGCTGACCTTGTGATCGGCCTGCAATGCGGCGGCAGCGACGCATTCTCCGGCGTCACCGCGAACCCCGCGGTGGGCTTTGCCGCGGATCTTCTGGTGCGTGCCGGCGCGACCGTGATGTTCTCGGAAGTGACCGAGGTGCGCGACGCTATCGCGCTGCTGACCCGCCGCGCCGTCAACGAGGATGTCGGCCGCGCGTTGATCCGCGAGATGGAATGGTATGACGCCTATCTCGCCCGCGGCGGCGCCGACCGCAGCGCCAACACCACGCCGGGCAACAAGAAGGGCGGTCTCGCCAACATCGTAGAGAAGTCGCTCGGCTCGATCGTCAAGTCCGGCTCAGGCCCGATCGCTGGCGTGCTGTCGCCGGGCGAGAAGGCGCGGCAGAAGGGCATGCTGTTTGCGGCGACGCCCGCCAGCGATTTCATCTGCGGCACGCTGCAGCTCGCCTCCGGCATGACCTTGCAGGTGTTCACCACCGGCCGCGGCACGCCCTATGGCCTGGCCGCCGCCCCGGTCATCAAGGTCGCAACCCGCAGCGAGCTGGCACGGCGCTGGAAGGACCTGATCGATTTCGACGCCGGCTGCATCGCCACCGGCGAGAAGACCATCGAGGAAACCGGCTGGGACCTGTTTCGTCTGATCCTCGACGTCGCGAGCGGGCGCACCAAGCCGTGGTCGGACCGCTGGGGCATCCACAATGATCTGACGCTGTTCAACCCGGCGCCGGTGACCTGA